A portion of the Krasilnikovia cinnamomea genome contains these proteins:
- a CDS encoding transposase: protein MRPSLRAEAVALYRSRPGATIASIADDLGVNRETLRNWVRLDDERRGGGPRPGRPVVAAGEAVGAVGAGERRVAAPGSRRR from the coding sequence CCCGAGTTTAAGGGCCGAGGCGGTCGCGCTGTATCGGTCCAGGCCGGGTGCGACCATCGCCTCGATCGCTGATGACCTGGGCGTTAACCGGGAGACACTGCGTAACTGGGTCCGTCTCGATGACGAGCGTCGTGGCGGCGGTCCGCGTCCGGGCCGGCCGGTCGTAGCGGCGGGTGAGGCGGTCGGCGCGGTTGGAGCAGGAGAACGCCGAGTTGCGGCGCCGGGTTCGCGACGTCGGTGA